From the genome of Malus domestica chromosome 04, GDT2T_hap1, one region includes:
- the LOC103419566 gene encoding protein DETOXIFICATION 16-like isoform X1: MQMTSFCSGVSCCLRLPDSRSWLASNITAVMFVGHLGELELSSASMASSFANVTGFSVLLGMGSALETLCGQAYGAKQYRMLGVHMQKAMLILLAVSIPLSLIWFYTSDILMALHQDHEISAEAGTFNRWMIPSLFAFSLLQCLNRFLQTQNNVFPMMITSGVTAFLHIAVCWGLIFKSGLRNKGAALAISISHWLNVVLVASYVLFSPACKKTWTGFSKQALHDIFSFVKLAISSAVMLCLEYWCFEMVVLLSGLLPNPKLETSVLSISLNTCWMVYTISVGLGSAISTRVSNELGAGRPQGAKLALRVMTVMALLQGAAIAIATVLIRHVWGKLYSNEHQVIKYVAKMMLLLAVSDFLDGFQCVLSGAARGCGWQNLCVAINFIAYYAVGIPTAVVFAFVLHIGGMGLWMGIICGLVVQLTALVVVNLRTDWNKEATKAANRVQNTTSVIDGTT; encoded by the exons atgcaGATGACATCCTTTTGCTCGGGAGTATCTTGCTGCCTTCGACTCCCCGACTCTAGGAGCTGGTTAGCTTCCAACATCACAGCAGTCATGTTTGTCGGCCATCTCGGAGAGTTGGAACTTTCTAGTGCTTCCATGGCCTCTTCCTTTGCTAATGTCACTGGATTCAGTGTCTTG TTGGGAATGGGAAGTGCATTGGAAACACTATGTGGGCAAGCCTACGGAGCCAAACAGTACCGCATGCTTGGAGTCCACATGCAAAAAGCAATGCTAATATTATTAGCAGTAAGCATTCCCTTGTCACTCATCTGGTTCTACACAAGCGACATTCTCATGGCTCTTCACCAAGACCACGAGATATCTGCCGAGGCAGGAACCTTCAACCGCTGGATGATTCCGAGTCTGTTCGCCTTCAGCCTCCTCCAATGCCTCAACAGATTTTTACAGACGCAAAACAATGTGTTTCCAATGATGATCACCTCTGGAGTCACAGCTTTTCTCCACATTGCGGTTTGTTGGGGACTTATTTTTAAATCTGGACTGCGAAACAAAGGTGCCGCGTTGGCAATTAGCATTTCGCATTGGCTTAACGTGGTGTTAGTGGCAAGTTATGTGCTGTTCTCGCCCGCCTGCAAGAAAACTTGGACTGGATTTTCGAAACAGGCATTGCATGACATTTTCAGCTTTGTCAAACTTGCCATTTCTTCAGCTGTAATGCTATG CCTCGAATATTGGTGTTTCGAAATGGTTGTTCTCTTATCCGGTCTTCTCCCGAACCCAAAACTAGAAACATCTGTGTTATCAATAAG CCTAAACACATGTTGGATGGTTTATACGATATCAGTTGGCCTTGGCAGCGCAATAAG CACAAGAGTGTCAAATGAATTGGGTGCTGGACGACCACAAGGCGCAAAATTAGCTCTACGAGTCATGACTGTGATGGCTTTATTACAGGGTGCTGCAATCGCAATAGCAACGGTTTTGATACGCCATGTTTGGGGAAAGCTCTACAGCAATGAGCATCAAGTGATCAAATATGTTGCTAAAATGATGCTACTGCTTGCAGTTTCCGACTTCTTGGATGGATTCCAATGTGTGCTTTCAG GGGCTGCCAGAGGCTGTGGATGGCAGAATCTTTGTGTAGCCATAAATTTTATTGCTTATTATGCTGTGGGAATTCCTACTGCTGTGGTTTTCGCCTTCGTCCTCCATATTGGAGGTATG GGGCTTTGGATGGGAATCATTTGTGGACTTGTTGTTCAACTAACAGCACTTGTGGTGGTAAATTTACGCACTGATTGGAATAAAGAG GCAACGAAGGCTGCCAATCGTGTTCAGAATACCACCTCAGTCATCGACGGTACGACCTAG
- the LOC103419566 gene encoding protein DETOXIFICATION 16-like isoform X2, which yields MTSFCSGVSCCLRLPDSRSWLASNITAVMFVGHLGELELSSASMASSFANVTGFSVLLGMGSALETLCGQAYGAKQYRMLGVHMQKAMLILLAVSIPLSLIWFYTSDILMALHQDHEISAEAGTFNRWMIPSLFAFSLLQCLNRFLQTQNNVFPMMITSGVTAFLHIAVCWGLIFKSGLRNKGAALAISISHWLNVVLVASYVLFSPACKKTWTGFSKQALHDIFSFVKLAISSAVMLCLEYWCFEMVVLLSGLLPNPKLETSVLSISLNTCWMVYTISVGLGSAISTRVSNELGAGRPQGAKLALRVMTVMALLQGAAIAIATVLIRHVWGKLYSNEHQVIKYVAKMMLLLAVSDFLDGFQCVLSGAARGCGWQNLCVAINFIAYYAVGIPTAVVFAFVLHIGGMGLWMGIICGLVVQLTALVVVNLRTDWNKEATKAANRVQNTTSVIDGTT from the exons ATGACATCCTTTTGCTCGGGAGTATCTTGCTGCCTTCGACTCCCCGACTCTAGGAGCTGGTTAGCTTCCAACATCACAGCAGTCATGTTTGTCGGCCATCTCGGAGAGTTGGAACTTTCTAGTGCTTCCATGGCCTCTTCCTTTGCTAATGTCACTGGATTCAGTGTCTTG TTGGGAATGGGAAGTGCATTGGAAACACTATGTGGGCAAGCCTACGGAGCCAAACAGTACCGCATGCTTGGAGTCCACATGCAAAAAGCAATGCTAATATTATTAGCAGTAAGCATTCCCTTGTCACTCATCTGGTTCTACACAAGCGACATTCTCATGGCTCTTCACCAAGACCACGAGATATCTGCCGAGGCAGGAACCTTCAACCGCTGGATGATTCCGAGTCTGTTCGCCTTCAGCCTCCTCCAATGCCTCAACAGATTTTTACAGACGCAAAACAATGTGTTTCCAATGATGATCACCTCTGGAGTCACAGCTTTTCTCCACATTGCGGTTTGTTGGGGACTTATTTTTAAATCTGGACTGCGAAACAAAGGTGCCGCGTTGGCAATTAGCATTTCGCATTGGCTTAACGTGGTGTTAGTGGCAAGTTATGTGCTGTTCTCGCCCGCCTGCAAGAAAACTTGGACTGGATTTTCGAAACAGGCATTGCATGACATTTTCAGCTTTGTCAAACTTGCCATTTCTTCAGCTGTAATGCTATG CCTCGAATATTGGTGTTTCGAAATGGTTGTTCTCTTATCCGGTCTTCTCCCGAACCCAAAACTAGAAACATCTGTGTTATCAATAAG CCTAAACACATGTTGGATGGTTTATACGATATCAGTTGGCCTTGGCAGCGCAATAAG CACAAGAGTGTCAAATGAATTGGGTGCTGGACGACCACAAGGCGCAAAATTAGCTCTACGAGTCATGACTGTGATGGCTTTATTACAGGGTGCTGCAATCGCAATAGCAACGGTTTTGATACGCCATGTTTGGGGAAAGCTCTACAGCAATGAGCATCAAGTGATCAAATATGTTGCTAAAATGATGCTACTGCTTGCAGTTTCCGACTTCTTGGATGGATTCCAATGTGTGCTTTCAG GGGCTGCCAGAGGCTGTGGATGGCAGAATCTTTGTGTAGCCATAAATTTTATTGCTTATTATGCTGTGGGAATTCCTACTGCTGTGGTTTTCGCCTTCGTCCTCCATATTGGAGGTATG GGGCTTTGGATGGGAATCATTTGTGGACTTGTTGTTCAACTAACAGCACTTGTGGTGGTAAATTTACGCACTGATTGGAATAAAGAG GCAACGAAGGCTGCCAATCGTGTTCAGAATACCACCTCAGTCATCGACGGTACGACCTAG
- the LOC103434216 gene encoding protein PHR1-LIKE 1 isoform X1: MSEFGASKAMSSSFPRLHGPLDDKYTNLPDSFQVSSQREKSIYSMQLQASSPGNLFPSASRPNDIHISSVPPCEQSSQNSPFIFKSPVDGKSLSLHRSSHSSHSPHLEVQPTALINYPEENKDISWCPDSLPDFLHFSESVPDQNGLVDSSAGVITSEEHAGKTNWSDWDRLISFDDALDPNWELPVDVDTMDPKLTRPQVQQHPPQIQQYQLQIQQHHPQIQQHHPQIQQHQPQIQQHQSVQAVEFRPSPEPLSSVPPTKSRMRWTQELHEAFVEAVNHLGGNERATPKGIVNLMKVEGLTIYHVKSHLQKYRTARYKPESSEGPCEKVSTPVEETNPLDVKGSMGITEALRLQVELQKRLHEQLENQRKLQLKIEEQGKYLEKMFEQQRKIEDNRVTSGSSTVDDHPTPLSNIVCPHPGEDKPETSNHQHDKTAISIPLEDGSQDASREAHEPECPEDPDGVEFGAQPTKRARNG; encoded by the exons ATGAGTGAATTTGGGGCTTCCAAAGCTATGTCTTCATCATTTCCGCGTCTCCATGGCCCCCTAGACGACAAGTATACCAATTTGCCGGATTCTTTTCAGGTTTCATCACAACGGGAGAAGAGTATATACTCTATGCAACTGCAGGCTTCTTCCCCTGGGAACTTATTTCCATCAGCTTCTAGGCCCAATGATATTCATATTTCTTCAGTTCCCCCTTGTGAACAGAGTTCCCAAAACTCTCCTTTCATTTTTAAATCACCAGTTGACGGAAAGTCATTGTCACTGCACCGTTCTTCCCATTCTTCCCATTCTCCCCATTTAGAAGTGCAACCGACAGCTTTGATTAATTACCctgaagaaaataaagataTTTCTTGGTGCCCAGATTCACTTCCGGATTTTCTTCACTTCTCTGAAAGTGTCCCTGACCAGAATGGCCTAGTGGATAGTAGTGCCGGTGTCATAACATCTGAGGAACATGCTGGAAAGACCAATTGGTCTGATTGGGATAGATTAATTTCATTTGATGACGCTCTGGACCCAAATTGGGAGCTTCCGGTTGATGTTGATACAATGGATCCTAAACTGACG CGGCCCCAGGTTCAACAACATCCTCCCCAGATACAACAATATCAGCTCCAGATTCAGCAACATCATCCCCAGATTCAACAACATCATCCCCAGATTCAACAACATCAGCCCCAGATTCAACAGCATCAGTCGGTACAAGCTGTAGAATTTCGTCCTAGTCCTGAACCATTGTCCAGTGTTCCTCCAACCAAATCCAGAATGCGTTGGACTCAAGAACTTCATGAGGCCTTTGTGGAAGCTGTTAACCATCTTGGTGGTAATGAAC GAGCCACTCCTAAGGGTATCGTAAACCTCATGAAAGTTGAAGGATTGACAATCTATCATGTAAAAAGCCATTTacag AAATATAGAACAGCAAGATACAAACCGGAGTCATCAGAAG GACCATGCGAGAAAGTTTCAACTCCAGTGGAAGAAACAAATCCTCTAGATGTGAAAGG GAGCATGGGTATTACTGAAGCATTGCGGTTGCAGGTGGAACTCCAGAAGCGGCTTCATGAACAACTTGAG AACCAAAGAAAGCTGCAGTTGAAAATTGAAGAACAAGGGAAGTACCTTGAGAAGATGTTTGAGCAACAAAGAAAAATCGAAGACAACAGGGTCACGTCCGGATCATCCACTGTGGATGACCACCCTACTCCGCTATCAAACATTGTATGTCCTCACCCTGGAGAGGATAAACCAGAAACCTCTAATCATCAGCATGATAAAACAGCGATCAGCATCCCCTTAGAAGATGGTTCACAAGATGCAAGCAGGGAGGCACACGAACCTGAATGTCCTGAGGATCCAGATGGTGTCGAGTTTGGTGCTCAGCCCACAAAACGAGCCAGGAATGGATAA
- the LOC103419566 gene encoding protein DETOXIFICATION 16-like isoform X3, whose product MQMTSFCSGVSCCLRLPDSRSWLASNITAVMFVGHLGELELSSASMASSFANVTGFSVLLGMGSALETLCGQAYGAKQYRMLGVHMQKAMLILLAVSIPLSLIWFYTSDILMALHQDHEISAEAGTFNRWMIPSLFAFSLLQCLNRFLQTQNNVFPMMITSGVTAFLHIAVCWGLIFKSGLRNKGAALAISISHWLNVVLVASYVLFSPACKKTWTGFSKQALHDIFSFVKLAISSAVMLCLEYWCFEMVVLLSGLLPNPKLETSVLSISLNTCWMVYTISVGLGSAISTRVSNELGAGRPQGAKLALRVMTVMALLQGAAIAIATVLIRHVWGKLYSNEHQVIKYVAKMMLLLAVSDFLDGFQCVLSGAARGCGWQNLCVAINFIAYYAVGIPTAVVFAFVLHIGGALDGNHLWTCCSTNSTCGGKFTH is encoded by the exons atgcaGATGACATCCTTTTGCTCGGGAGTATCTTGCTGCCTTCGACTCCCCGACTCTAGGAGCTGGTTAGCTTCCAACATCACAGCAGTCATGTTTGTCGGCCATCTCGGAGAGTTGGAACTTTCTAGTGCTTCCATGGCCTCTTCCTTTGCTAATGTCACTGGATTCAGTGTCTTG TTGGGAATGGGAAGTGCATTGGAAACACTATGTGGGCAAGCCTACGGAGCCAAACAGTACCGCATGCTTGGAGTCCACATGCAAAAAGCAATGCTAATATTATTAGCAGTAAGCATTCCCTTGTCACTCATCTGGTTCTACACAAGCGACATTCTCATGGCTCTTCACCAAGACCACGAGATATCTGCCGAGGCAGGAACCTTCAACCGCTGGATGATTCCGAGTCTGTTCGCCTTCAGCCTCCTCCAATGCCTCAACAGATTTTTACAGACGCAAAACAATGTGTTTCCAATGATGATCACCTCTGGAGTCACAGCTTTTCTCCACATTGCGGTTTGTTGGGGACTTATTTTTAAATCTGGACTGCGAAACAAAGGTGCCGCGTTGGCAATTAGCATTTCGCATTGGCTTAACGTGGTGTTAGTGGCAAGTTATGTGCTGTTCTCGCCCGCCTGCAAGAAAACTTGGACTGGATTTTCGAAACAGGCATTGCATGACATTTTCAGCTTTGTCAAACTTGCCATTTCTTCAGCTGTAATGCTATG CCTCGAATATTGGTGTTTCGAAATGGTTGTTCTCTTATCCGGTCTTCTCCCGAACCCAAAACTAGAAACATCTGTGTTATCAATAAG CCTAAACACATGTTGGATGGTTTATACGATATCAGTTGGCCTTGGCAGCGCAATAAG CACAAGAGTGTCAAATGAATTGGGTGCTGGACGACCACAAGGCGCAAAATTAGCTCTACGAGTCATGACTGTGATGGCTTTATTACAGGGTGCTGCAATCGCAATAGCAACGGTTTTGATACGCCATGTTTGGGGAAAGCTCTACAGCAATGAGCATCAAGTGATCAAATATGTTGCTAAAATGATGCTACTGCTTGCAGTTTCCGACTTCTTGGATGGATTCCAATGTGTGCTTTCAG GGGCTGCCAGAGGCTGTGGATGGCAGAATCTTTGTGTAGCCATAAATTTTATTGCTTATTATGCTGTGGGAATTCCTACTGCTGTGGTTTTCGCCTTCGTCCTCCATATTGGAG GGGCTTTGGATGGGAATCATTTGTGGACTTGTTGTTCAACTAACAGCACTTGTGGTGGTAAATTTACGCACTGA
- the LOC103434345 gene encoding uncharacterized protein: MGCFPKCFSTCKRRKLKSSVTVTPFKHHSIEVAEEALQIQPAEAEPTKLEELIKAIKHSRESEEKSEEQSKNGDIKKVAFDLNVEANDEETHTKEELSNVLVECDEKENEGETRKGIEPNSIVSSVVSPSSHPLNQNHRYEKCKNSEVEDDDCANADEFESSKQIFVEEESSESLFSLSIDSRKQEVCDDSGTEGKEVNSPMPKQQNGRRDCRRQSFQAVLTPVENLGQWKEEVKEKSTPAEVPKQQHKEKENINMEVEEEQDLKLPFSPEPALKQSKLSARPRTKSSSCVDTSLSSWLVESETTPMSKASSNNSVGNKFKAPGSREDRPILGAWTAEKLKQLSASSTPKRSRSPSPEEMPIMGTVGSYWNRTGQALLAEEWPNQYGKTNR; this comes from the exons ATGGGGTGCTTTCCAAAGTGCTTCTCTACTTGTAAGCGCCGAAAGCTCAAAAGTTCAGTCACTGTAACTCCCTTTAAGCACCAT AGCATTGAAGTTGCTGAAGAAGCTCTTCAAATCCAACCTGCTGAAGCTGAACCCACAAAGCTAGAAGAACTTATAAAAGCCATTAAGCACAGCAGAGAATCAGA AGAGAAGAGTGAAGAACAATCAAAGAATGGTGATATAAAGAAAGTCGCATTTGATTTGAATGTGGAGGCAAATGATGAAGAAACACACACCAAGGAAGAACTCTCCAATGTATTGGTGGAATGTGATGAGAAGGAGAATGAAGGGGAAACAAGAAAAGGGATCGAACCGAATTCGATTGTATCAAGTGTGGTATCACCATCATCTCATCCGTTGAATCAGAATCACCGTTATGAAAAGTGCAAAAATAGtgaggttgaagatgatgattgtgCTAATGCTGATGAGTTTGAGAGTAGTAAGCAAATCTTTGTTGAAGAAGAGTCTTCCGAGTCCTTGTTTTCGCTATCGATTGATTCTCGAAAACAAGAAGTTTGTGATGATTCTGGAACAGAAGGGAAGGAGGTAAACAGTCCAATGCCAAAGCAGCAAaatggaagaagagattgcAGAAGGCAGAGTTTTCAGGCAGTGTTGACCCCCGTGGAAAATCTTGGTCAATGGAAGGAGGAGGTCAAAGAAAAGTCAACTCCAGCAGAAGTTCCAAAGCAGCAgcacaaagagaaggagaacatAAACATGGAGGTGGAGGAGGAGCAAGATTTGAAATTACCCTTCAGTCCGGAGCCTGCTTTGAAGCAGTCGAAACTCAGCGCAAGGCCGAGGACAAAGTCGTCTTCTTGCGTCGACACGAGCCTCTCGAGCTGGCTGGTTGAGTCTGAGACCACACCAATGTCAAAAGCTAGTAGCAATAATTCTGTGGGGAACAAGTTTAAAGCACCCGGAAGCCGGGAAGATAGGCCAATCCTGGGAGCTTGGACAGCTGAGAAGCTTAAGCAGCTGTCGGCTTCTTCTACTCCGAAAAGGTCACGAAGCCCGAGTCCGGAGGAAATGCCGATCATGGGAACTGTTGGGAGCTACTGGAATCGGACTGGGCAGGCTCTTCTTGCAGAGGAATGGCCGAACCAATATGGGAAAACAAACAGGTAA
- the LOC103434214 gene encoding peroxisome biogenesis protein 12: protein MLFQVGGQGTRPTFFEMAAAQQLPASLRAALTYSIGVLALRRPFLHRVLDYEDEFFSLLMLVLETHSLRTTDASFSESLYGLRRRAVKIKAMRNDDPRLNPGDEIRHSGLEKRQRLLSVVFLVVLPYFKSKLHSIYNREREARLQASLWGHVDENFDDADIIDRGEDVVVSRGTSDMVVSVRTRLTTKIQEFIGACYPLLHASSEGFSFAYQMLYLLDATGFYSLGLHVLGIHVCRATGQELMDTSSRISKTRTRERERLRGPPWLKALQGALLSGTYTVLDYAQTGLIAAVFFFKMMEWWYQSAEERMSAPTIYPPPPPPPPPQVAKEGIPLPPDRALCPLCSQRRANPSVITVSGFVFCYACIFKYVSQYKRCPITLMPTTVDQIRRLFHDV from the exons atgtTGTTTCAGGTGGGAGGCCAAGGGACTCGCCCCACCTTCTTCGAGATGGCGGCGGCTCAGCAGCTCCCTGCCAGTCTCCGCGCCGCCCTCACCTATTCCATCGGC GTATTAGCTTTACGAAGACCCTTCCTCCACAGGGTTCTGGACTACGAGGACGAGTTCTTCTCCTTGCTCATGCTCGTCCTCGAAACTCACAGCTTACGAACTACAG ATGCTTCGTTTTCGGAATCGTTGTACGGGTTGAGAAGGAGGGCCGTGAAGATAAAAGCTATGAGGAATGATGATCCTCGACTGAACCCAGGTGATGAAATTCGGCATTCTGGCTTAGAGAAGCGCCAGAGACTTCTTTCGGTTGTGTTTTTG GTTGTGTTGCCTTACTTTAAGTCAAAACTGCATTCAATCTACAATAGAGAAAGGGAAGCCAGACTTCAAGCGAGTTTATGGGGACACGttgatgaaaattttgatgATGCTGACATAATTGATAGAGGAGAAGATGTTGTTGTTTCACGGGGAACTTCAGATATGGTCGTATCAGTTAGGACGCGTTTGACCACAAAGATCCAGGAATTTATAGGTGCTTGCTACCCATTGCTGCATGCTAGTAGTGAAG GATTTTCGTTCGCTTACCAGATGTTATACTTGTTGGATGCAACTGGATTCTATTCCTTAGGATTACATGTGCTTGGGATTCATGTCTGTCGTGCTACAGGGCAAGAACTG ATGGATACTTCTTCTAGAATTTCAAAAACAAGAACCCGTGAACGTGAGAGACTTCGTGGCCCTCCATGGTTGAAG GCATTACAAGGAGCGTTGCTCAGCGGTACATACACTGTGCTTGATTATGCACAGACTGGGTTAATTGCTGCGGTTTTCTTTTTTAAA ATGATGGAATGGTGGTACCAATCTGCTGAAGAGAGAATGTCAGCTCCAACCATATACCCTCCacctcctccacctccacctccgcAG GTTGCCAAAGAGGGGATTCCACTGCCACCAGATAGAGCTCTTTGTCCTCTCTGCTCACAGAGGCGTGCGAATCCATCTGTAATTACAGTTTCTGGGTTTGTCTTCTGCTATGCCTGCATCTTCAAGTATGTTTCTCAG TATAAGAGATGTCCGATCACATTGATGCCTACTACCGTCGACCAGATAAGGAGACTCTTTCACGACGTGTAG
- the LOC103434346 gene encoding KRR1 small subunit processome component homolog — protein sequence MNVDVNGVCCEQQQQDNKMKPREEVPNGHRMDIDKYSRPSEDIDPKYQAKSFSRNFHKSIEKDLQEAWPMIKSALDQYNILCSLDLARGYMIIVVIMNTDPYIIIRARNLLHLLSIGVPASQALEVLNGKICDIIDVGFKRNGLCSKFGIQKDQYVERRHLLCGSLQAMADLTATQIFLLGEVVAAIGGSSLGLNIFRKIVEDCIVHKVPPAYHIKNFKMRKQVMKDLEAMRL from the exons ATGAACGTTGACGTGAACGGCGTCTGCTGTGAGCAACAACAGCAAGACAATAAGATGAAGCCGCGGGAAGAGGTTCCAAACGGCCACCGAATGGACATCGACAAGTACTCTCGCCCTTCAGAGGACATAGATCCCAAGTATCAAGCCAAATCATTCTCTAGGAATTTTCATAAATCCATAG AAAAAGATTTGCAAGAAGCTTGGCCCATGATTAAATCTGCTTTAGACCAGTATAATATTTTATGCTCATTGGATCTG GCCAGGGGTTACATGATAATCGTAGTGATCATGAATACAGACCCATATATTATTATCAGGGCAAGAAATCTTCTTCACCTTCTCTCAATTGGAGTTCCTGCATCTCAG GCATTAGAAGTTCTGAATGGAAAGATATGCGATATCATCGACGTAGGGTTTAAAAGGAATGGACTTTGCTCAAAATTTGGTATCCAAAAG GATCAATATGTTGAACGACGACATCTTCTCTGCGGCTCCTTGCAG GCAATGGCAGATCTAACAGCCACTCAGATTTTCTTGCTT GGTGAAGTCGTTGCTGCTATAGGGGGTTCATCTCTTGGATTAAACATATTCAGGAAGATTGTGGAAGACTGTATAGTCCATAAAGTGCCTCCTGCATACCATATCAAGAATTTTAAGATGAGAAAACAAGTGATGAAGGATCTCGAGGCTATGCGTTTATAA
- the LOC103434216 gene encoding protein PHR1-LIKE 1 isoform X2: MSEFGASKAMSSSFPRLHGPLDDKYTNLPDSFQVSSQREKSIYSMQLQASSPGNLFPSASRPNDIHISSVPPCEQSSQNSPFIFKSPVDGKSLSLHRSSHSSHSPHLEVQPTALINYPEENKDISWCPDSLPDFLHFSESVPDQNGLVDSSAGVITSEEHAGKTNWSDWDRLISFDDALDPNWELPVDVDTMDPKLTRPQVQQHPPQIQQYQLQIQQHHPQIQQHHPQIQQHQPQIQQHQSVQAVEFRPSPEPLSSVPPTKSRMRWTQELHEAFVEAVNHLGGATPKGIVNLMKVEGLTIYHVKSHLQKYRTARYKPESSEGPCEKVSTPVEETNPLDVKGSMGITEALRLQVELQKRLHEQLENQRKLQLKIEEQGKYLEKMFEQQRKIEDNRVTSGSSTVDDHPTPLSNIVCPHPGEDKPETSNHQHDKTAISIPLEDGSQDASREAHEPECPEDPDGVEFGAQPTKRARNG, encoded by the exons ATGAGTGAATTTGGGGCTTCCAAAGCTATGTCTTCATCATTTCCGCGTCTCCATGGCCCCCTAGACGACAAGTATACCAATTTGCCGGATTCTTTTCAGGTTTCATCACAACGGGAGAAGAGTATATACTCTATGCAACTGCAGGCTTCTTCCCCTGGGAACTTATTTCCATCAGCTTCTAGGCCCAATGATATTCATATTTCTTCAGTTCCCCCTTGTGAACAGAGTTCCCAAAACTCTCCTTTCATTTTTAAATCACCAGTTGACGGAAAGTCATTGTCACTGCACCGTTCTTCCCATTCTTCCCATTCTCCCCATTTAGAAGTGCAACCGACAGCTTTGATTAATTACCctgaagaaaataaagataTTTCTTGGTGCCCAGATTCACTTCCGGATTTTCTTCACTTCTCTGAAAGTGTCCCTGACCAGAATGGCCTAGTGGATAGTAGTGCCGGTGTCATAACATCTGAGGAACATGCTGGAAAGACCAATTGGTCTGATTGGGATAGATTAATTTCATTTGATGACGCTCTGGACCCAAATTGGGAGCTTCCGGTTGATGTTGATACAATGGATCCTAAACTGACG CGGCCCCAGGTTCAACAACATCCTCCCCAGATACAACAATATCAGCTCCAGATTCAGCAACATCATCCCCAGATTCAACAACATCATCCCCAGATTCAACAACATCAGCCCCAGATTCAACAGCATCAGTCGGTACAAGCTGTAGAATTTCGTCCTAGTCCTGAACCATTGTCCAGTGTTCCTCCAACCAAATCCAGAATGCGTTGGACTCAAGAACTTCATGAGGCCTTTGTGGAAGCTGTTAACCATCTTGGTG GAGCCACTCCTAAGGGTATCGTAAACCTCATGAAAGTTGAAGGATTGACAATCTATCATGTAAAAAGCCATTTacag AAATATAGAACAGCAAGATACAAACCGGAGTCATCAGAAG GACCATGCGAGAAAGTTTCAACTCCAGTGGAAGAAACAAATCCTCTAGATGTGAAAGG GAGCATGGGTATTACTGAAGCATTGCGGTTGCAGGTGGAACTCCAGAAGCGGCTTCATGAACAACTTGAG AACCAAAGAAAGCTGCAGTTGAAAATTGAAGAACAAGGGAAGTACCTTGAGAAGATGTTTGAGCAACAAAGAAAAATCGAAGACAACAGGGTCACGTCCGGATCATCCACTGTGGATGACCACCCTACTCCGCTATCAAACATTGTATGTCCTCACCCTGGAGAGGATAAACCAGAAACCTCTAATCATCAGCATGATAAAACAGCGATCAGCATCCCCTTAGAAGATGGTTCACAAGATGCAAGCAGGGAGGCACACGAACCTGAATGTCCTGAGGATCCAGATGGTGTCGAGTTTGGTGCTCAGCCCACAAAACGAGCCAGGAATGGATAA